One genomic window of Lytechinus variegatus isolate NC3 chromosome 1, Lvar_3.0, whole genome shotgun sequence includes the following:
- the LOC121415989 gene encoding transcription factor HIVEP3-like, giving the protein MKVKITDRVRQMREAKAQKDKRNKLTPETLGPLQVQELVLKQEFKDIGENLGGNIVKEPVPDVVYKDKYDIIKERRARMSKAIQDQCSVSPSKAAKESVTTSPKKRQRHSSSGSQKSDTNVSVLRNSDSGEEGALKQQALEALLEITGKEFTSMNSFGTEQHQQNVSTSKEPVITPHTPPAVAKQDNELLKSNLAVSHLMQFANNAQMVQADRIRIHQKKHINQSKEADFGHFKLVPHRKERGDSESHPSPKEGKHMCDYCGRRCSKPSVLKKHIRSHTGERPYPCTPCGISFKTKSNLYKHCKSHAHAAKAGSSGVSPDLKPFDSDHESGSEETDTDEEGKDIGKEQHENLAENRAQSTSLTADQEKSMNMTSVQALMNGGRTSVPDSHPPFVPSSKAQASPIASQTGNRMWETISNSPHLGNRSSRDLHMLSQLSTDILNGTRERQPKDSLQGSYLRDYESNMSRPKNQLNDENPSSRPSETSTSQERSEAPSPKSESNSTDQIMIPLKNFNIVRSGGHYHFQIPVEGIPGLSEEVIKEQSRFVQESKDSEKERGEKSRPTLNSPSTQIKLQQHIQKLISQNEAIVDDSDLESVKPRRPSFSYRESMTSTPPQLPASGALDVRNDSKTVAESSITMETKRRSELAEQTNLDSKQEVRGNQDRQREAQTLMSSQYSAHLHTGQSRHGLTYKAAEAGINTGHKLPTSSPVTLQQAVPGDGNIIRNILLEHKRTQQATPASMLGQSLPMDRQQYSPLWSPAQMHLAPWMLKDALPGGMRYPMPIMYPHAAMMQHLPTEHLPATSQSHQFIKESGKSKHHHTESGKSAHKRKKCKSESDASGSHESHHSRKKARKHHEHPTIKEEVTKGLPLFNAAPSHSMLPMFSPPFPGPDANQAASQLPWIHASLPKGTSTPLRSPYSPKPAAKSVEANFPGVSVIQHTPTTPHTPTQFPSLPGQQMTSFVPEKGDGKRDSPAGLTQWAKEMRSSYQAPPGNMRIDLQLASPSVPHSPHPEGLLKVAPPRSPLTPKTLSLASPMIPSAPSSLQDKSDLAKELQNVEQMPVNEALARKKKSFTLALDDTSARASLQKRRNLPAIPGLNMSPGRSVPTKRTPGEQTHALDLTAKIQSMGSPMSAKIPRVDIAARSPAYTPTEGGKKFPKSPMKFGAGAAARHRLSLDLQQPLTAAVKGASTPDGVKPSPKIDPRVLLSPEALSIAESVMRMSQSPLKAKTPSTPVDAARELGRLVAHAFHNAGGSIKSVLTTSDEGMIVGPIATPTAEGKPQSKYFIMPSPSSSHAPSFPSSSSPRSEKSPLTPSDNLSPQGKTPSGKRDASFELFKDEVSNGLDICEKTDEIVPSGSSTNLTGQEPSKPSLPDIPTKGDNSIADQVLKVLTPVLQQGKAVTPSMQQRKASTPVMQQGSRKTPKKLGKDLADWFSSVKVNKAGSGPALAPTFLYANISSRMKGVAQVTDCTSRCSQPMYVMQGSNVKISMYSNWRPGGNTKNPLGVSWREQLGLYNSGMNKENIKDVVSSISPSGGGILTHSSAWNMSLEKIKAVSEELQKQASGKPIQTPTETPGDAETPSSSHDSEVTIEKHVKGKEPKRIPIFEGGFKSNEEYVYVRGRGRGKYVCQECGIRCKKPSMLKKHIRTHTDVRPFQCSVCSFAFKTKGNLTKHMKSKAHTKKCLENGINPSDLEHEHGIDSSVYEDGDDHQYSDADDNEDTDSADEDSEEEEMDDGMNEEMEVDDLPQEHQDGSAEGDAVYHPGKLKRSYSEILKPQDLADAKDDLMHASKLTRSEVVCKLSQHLTNRQRAHVGQDRGHPPLTKSQSLSQLPTLKAGFGYKSSSRKSQPPPVLDKYGHIIALESFAPSTNHYRLATGNASITVRSSSTESCSSMCDHTTKDGSVANVPDRDIKRPDDVIASRTLESDRSVWNRIPVESSSLVRVTNNQDEVVTTLSARSSRMDEDHLAITDSVPVKPHENLIRRHEQSDSRMRFYSPSSKFEIMPETAPPVIEPVSDDEGEGSSSKNGKPVSDFTSSIPSASSFQRTTMEASGNAIKQLLLAKPPTWSAPDDKTPLQRFISPFLPPSPSMNNSVPSPTTHLKPFSPGPLHRLVSPMLPSKMFQLPPTILPMHLPSSSGMTKVNYHSEKEKASSPIASEGDHADLMSPTSSGSSESHLKDKQPFEHHGEEHRLKAEDRLAMSPTGNYGHHRCAQCGEAFNKPSQLRIHARIHTTEGTFTCHDCSLSFPSKYILSKHERSEEHFLRVEGVELATTTGSDSNPRPFKCKECAIAFRIPGHLAKHLRSKGHLMTLERQGKLPAHKQDLLHNHPDGDDGLMLSPSEPKAPGSPASSEKTDSASEAEEGKS; this is encoded by the coding sequence ATGAAAGTAAAGATCACAGACAGGGTACGCCAAATGAGAGAGGCCAAAGCCCAGAAAGACAAGCGGAACAAGCTCACGCCCGAAACCCTTGGTCCCTTGCAGGTTCAAGAACTCGTTCTGAAACAAGAATTCAAGGACATTGGAGAAAACCTTGGTGGGAACATTGTGAAAGAACCGGTTCCAGATGTGGTTTACAAGGACAAGTATGACATCATAAAGGAGCGAAGGGCGCGTATGTCAAAGGCCATACAAGATCAATGTTCAGTTTCACCTAGCAAAGCTGCCAAAGAGAGTGTGACGACTAGCCCGAAGAAGCGCCAGAGGCACTCTTCTTCAGGGAGTCAGAAGTCGGACACCAATGTATCAGTACTGCGCAACTCGGACAGCGGAGAGGAGGGTGCCTTGAAGCAGCAGGCTCTAGAAGCCCTGCTGGAGATTACCGGGAAAGAATTTACGAGCATGAACAGTTTTGGCACGGAGCAGCATCAACAAAATGTTTCCACATCTAAGGAGCCCGTCATAACCCCCCATACCCCGCCAGCGGTAGCAAAGCAGGATAATGAATTGTTGAAGAGCAATCTTGCTGTATCGCATTTGATGCAGTTTGCAAACAATGCGCAGATGGTTCAGGCTGATCGTATAAGGATTCATCAAAAGAAACATATAAATCAAAGCAAAGAGGCTGACTTTGGACACTTTAAACTTGTGCCTCATCGAAAGGAAAGAGGAGATTCAGAGAGTCACCCGAGTCCGAAGGAAGGAAAGCATATGTGCGATTATTGTGGCCGCAGATGCTCTAAACCTAGTGTTCTGAAGAAGCATATCCGGTCCCACACCGGGGAACGCCCCTATCCCTGCACACCTTGTGGAATCTCATTCAAGACCAAAAGCAACCTCTATAAACATTGCAAATCTCATGCACATGCAGCTAAAGCAGGCTCTTCAGGGGTGAGTCCAGATTTGAAGCCATTTGACTCTGATCACGAGAGCGGGTCAGAAGAGACAGATACAGACGAAGAGGGGAAGGATATTGGAAAAGAACAACACGAAAATCTTGCGGAGAATCGTGCGCAGAGTACCTCATTAACAGCTGATCAAGAGAAAAGCATGAACATGACAAGTGTTCAAGCCCTTATGAATGGAGGCCGGACCTCAGTACCAGATAGCCATCCTCCTTTTGTACCATCAAGTAAGGCCCAGGCTTCCCCTATTGCCAGTCAAACTGGGAATAGAATGTGGGAGACCATATCCAATTCACCTCATCTTGGAAACCGTAGCTCTCGGGACCTTCACATGCTGTCGCAACTTTCAACAGACATTTTGAATGGCACAAGGGAAAGGCAACCAAAAGATAGTTTGCAAGGGTCTTATCTGAGGGACTATGAATCTAATATGTCAAGGCCTAAAAACCAGCTgaatgatgaaaatccatcGTCCAGGCCTTCTGAAACTTCTACAAGTCAGGAAAGATCAGAGGCACCATCACCTAAATCAGAGAGCAACTCAACAGATCAAATAATGATCCCACTGAAGAACTTCAACATTGTAAGATCAGGGGGTCATTACCACTTTCAAATCCCAGTGGAAGGAATTCCGGGTTTGTCAGAAGAAGTAATTAAAGAGCAGTCTAGGTTTGTGCAGGAAAGCAAGGAttcagaaaaagaaagaggagaaaaatcACGACCAACACTAAACTCTCCCTCCACTCAAATCAAGTTGCAGCAGCATATTCAAAAACTCATCTCCCAAAATGAGGCTATAGTAGATGATTCTGATTTGGAATCTGTGAAACCAAGAAGACCTAGTTTTTCTTATCGGGAAAGCATGACAAGCACCCCACCCCAGCTACCTGCCAGCGGCGCATTAGATGTGCGTAATGACTCAAAGACTGTAGCAGAGAGTAGTATCACCATGGAAACAAAGAGAAGGTCAGAGTTGGCTGAGCAAACTAATTTAGACAGCAAGCAGGAAGTTAGAGGAAATCAAGATAGACAGCGGGAAGCACAGACCCTTATGAGCAGCCAGTACAGCGCACATCTGCACACGGGTCAGTCGAGGCACGGGCTCACTTACAAGGCAGCGGAAGCAGGCATCAATACAGGCCATAAGCTGCCAACTTCCTCGCCAGTTACTCTTCAGCAGGCAGTGCCAGGGGATGGTAATATAATTAGGAATATACTGCTTGAGCACAAACGTACTCAGCAAGCGACACCTGCTAGCATGCTAGGCCAGAGTTTGCCCATGGATCGTCAACAGTACTCACCCCTTTGGTCTCCAGCCCAGATGCATCTTGCACCATGGATGCTGAAAGATGCTTTACCAGGTGGCATGAGATATCCAATGCCAATCATGTATCCCCATGCAGCCATGATGCAGCACTTACCTACTGAACATTTACCTGCAACATCTCAAAGTCACCAATTTATAAAGGAGAGTGGAAAAAGTAAACATCATCACACTGAATCTGGAAAGTCTGCTCACAAACGTAAGAAGTGCAAATCGGAGAGTGATGCTTCTGGGTCTCATGAATCGCATCACTCAAGGAAAAAGGCACGGAAGCACCATGAGCATCCAACCATTAAAGAAGAAGTTACAAAAGGTTTGCCCCTTTTTAATGCTGCACCCAGTCATTCCATGCTGCCAATGTTTTCTCCACCATTTCCTGGTCCGGATGCGAACCAAGCTGCTTCCCAACTACCATGGATTCATGCTTCTTTACCGAAGGGTACCTCAACCCCCCTTCGGTCTCCCTATTCACCAAAACCTGCGGCAAAGTCTGTGGAAGCAAATTTTCCTGGGGTATCTGTCATTCAACACACTCCCACAACCCCTCATACACCTACCCAGTTCCCATCATTGCCAGGACAACAGATGACTTCTTTTGTGCCAGAAAAGGGAGATGGGAAGAGAGACTCGCCTGCTGGCCTCACACAGTGGGCAAAAGAAATGAGGAGCTCATATCAAGCCCCTCCTGGAAATATGAGGATTGACCTTCAACTTGCCAGCCCTTCTGTCCCTCATTCACCTCATCCTGAGGGTTTACTCAAGGTTGCTCCACCTCGTTCACCTCTCACACCCAAGACTTTGAGTCTCGCCAGCCCAATGATTCCCAGTGCACCTTCATCATTGCAGGACAAAAGTGACCTAGCAAAAGAATTGCAGAATGTGGAACAAATGCCTGTAAATGAAGCTCTTGCCAGGAAAAAGAAAAGCTTCACCTTGGCTCTCGACGACACCAGTGCCAGAGCTAGTCTTCAGAAACGCAGGAATCTTCCAGCTATTCCAGGATTGAACATGAGTCCTGGAAGATCTGTTCCTACAAAGAGAACTCCTGGTGAACAAACTCATGCCTTGGACTTGACAGCAAAAATTCAGTCCATGGGATCACCCATGTCAGCTAAAATCCCAAGGGTTGATATTGCTGCCAGATCACCTGCCTACACACCAACTGAAGGTGGTAAAAAATTTCCAAAGTCACCTATGAAATTTGGAGCTGGAGCAGCCGCTAGGCATAGGCTTAGTCTTGATCTACAACAACCTTTAACAGCAGCAGTCAAAGGTGCTTCTACTCCTGATGGAGTGAAACCATCCCCAAAGATTGATCCAAGGGTGTTGCTTTCACCTGAAGCATTGTCTATTGCAGAATCTGTTATGAGGATGTCCCAGTCACCACTAAAGGCTAAAACACCAAGTACACCAGTAGATGCTGCCAGAGAACTGGGGCGGCTTGTTGCCCATGCCTTCCATAATGCAGGTGGAAGCATCAAGAGCGTTCTTACAACATCAGATGAAGGAATGATTGTTGGGCCTATAGCTACACCTACTGCTGAAGGTAAACCACAGTCTAAATATTTCATCATGCCATCTCCTTCTTCATCGCATGCTCCAAGTTTTCCGTCAAGCTCCTCACCAAGATCAGAAAAGTCTCCTTTGACCCCAAGCGATAACTTAAGTCCTCAAGGAAAAACACCCTCGGGAAAAAGAGATGCTTCATTTGAGCTTTTCAAAGATGAGGTATCCAATGGACTAGATATCTGTGAGAAAACAGATGAGATAGTGCCATCAGGCAGTTCCACCAACCTGACTGGCCAGGAGCCATCAAAGCCATCATTACCTGACATCCCTACCAAAGGAGATAATTCAATTGCTGATCAAGTTTTGAAAGTTCTCACTCCAGTTTTACAGCAAGGGAAGGCTGTTACTCCAAGTATGCAACAAAGAAAAGCATCTACTCCAGTTATGCAGCAAGGCTCACGGAAAACACCCAAGAAACTTGGAAAGGACTTGGCTGATTGGTTTAGCAGTGTCAAAGTAAATAAGGCAGGGAGTGGACCTGCCCTGGCACCAACTTTCTTGTATGCCAATATCTCATCCAGAATGAAAGGGGTTGCCCAGGTCACCGATTGCACCTCAAGATGTAGCCAACCTATGTATGTGATGCAGGGATCGAATGTGAAAATTTCCATGTATTCAAACTGGAGACCAGGTGGTAACACAAAGAATCCTCTTGGAGTCTCTTGGAGAGAACAACTCGGGCTGTACAACTCAGGTATGAACAAAGAAAACATCAAAGATGTTGTCTCCAGCATTAGTCCATCTGGTGGCGGTATCCTGACTCACTCCTCGGCCTGGAATATGTCCCTAGAAAAGATCAAGGCTGTCAGTGAGGAACTTCAAAAGCAAGCAAGTGGTAAACCCATTCAGACTCCAACAGAAACTCCAGGGGATGCAGAAACCCCATCATCTTCCCATGATAGTGAGGTCACCATTGAGAAACATGTAAAGGGGAAGGAGCCAAAGCGAATACCCATTTTTGAAGGAGGCTTCAAGTCCAATGAAGAATATGTCTATGTCAGAGGACGTGGCAGAGGGAAGTATGTCTGCCAGGAGTGTGGAATCAGATGCAAGAAACCCAGTATGCTGAAGAAACACATCCGTACCCATACTGATGTGAGACCATTTCAGTGTAGTGTATGCAGTTTTGCATTCAAAACAAAAGGCAATCTCACAAAGCATATGAAATCAAAAGCTCATACAAAGAAATGCTTGGAGAATGGGATTAATCCTTCTGACTTGGAACATGAGCATGGCATCGACTCAAGCGTGTATGAGGATGGCGATGACCATCAGTATTctgatgctgatgataatgaagatacaGACTCGGCAGATGAGGATTCTGAAGAGGAAGAGATGGATGATGGAATGAATGAAGAGATGGAGGTTGATGATCTACCCCAAGAACACCAAGATGGCAGTGCTGAAGGTGATGCAGTCTACCATCCTGGCAAGCTCAAGAGATCATACAGTGAAATTTTGAAGCCACAAGATCTTGCAGATGCTAAGGATGACCTAATGCATGCCTCCAAGCTCACAAGGTCAGAGGTTGTTTGCAAGCTTTCCCAACATCTCACCAATAGACAGCGGGCCCATGTCGGGCAAGACAGGGGTCACCCACCACTCACAAAATCTCAGAGCCTATCTCAGCTTCCAACTCTGAAGGCAGGTTTTGGTTACAAAAGTTCATCCAGAAAATCCCAGCCTCCTCCTGTACTGGACAAGTATGGACATATTATTGCTTTGGAATCGTTTGCTCCATCTACCAACCACTATCGACTTGCCACTGGGAATGCCTCAATCACTGTCCGTTCCTCTTCAACAGAGAGTTGCTCATCAATGTGTGACCATACTACTAAGGATGGTTCTGTAGCAAATGTTCCCGATAGAGATATTAAACGGCCAGATGATGTTATAGCCAGCAGAACTCTTGAAAGTGACAGAAGTGTCTGGAACAGAATACCAGTTGAATCCTCAAGTTTAGTTAGAGTAACAAATAATCAAGATGAAGTTGTCACAACACTGTCAGCAAGATCTTCAAGAATGGATGAAGATCATTTAGCTATAACAGATTCTGTTCCAGTTAAACCACATGAGAACCTGATTAGAAGGCATGAACAATCTGACTCAAGGATGCGTTTTTACTCACCAAGCTCCAAGTTCGAGATTATGCCAGAAACCGCTCCTCCTGTCATTGAGCCTGTATCAGATGATGAGGGAGAAGGAAGCAGTAGTAAAAATGGAAAACCAGTATCCGATTTTACCTCAAGCATACCTTCAGCAAGCTCCTTCCAGAGGACAACAATGGAAGCCTCTGGAAATGCCATCAAGCAGCTGCTCCTAGCGAAACCTCCTACCTGGTCTGCACCTGATGATAAGACTCCACTCCAGAGATTTATATCCCCTTTCCTTCCTCCATCTCCATCAATGAACAATTCTGTACCATCACCAACAACTCATCTGAAGCCATTTTCTCCTGGACCACTCCATCGGTTAGTGTCCCCAATGCTCCCTTCTAAGATGTTTCAGTTACCTCCAACGATCTTACCAATGCACCTGCCATCAAGTTCAGGCATGACTAAAGTCAACTACCATTCAGAAAAAGAGAAAGCTTCCTCCCCCATTGCAAGTGAAGGAGATCATGCTGACTTGATGTCTCCAACATCATCGGGTTCCTCTGAGAGTCATCTGAAGGATAAGCAGCCGTTTGAACACCATGGAGAAGAGCATAGATTGAAAGCAGAGGACAGGCTAGCAATGTCGCCCACAGGAAACTATGGTCACCATCGCTGTGCCCAGTGTGGAGAGGCATTCAACAAGCCCAGCCAGCTGCGCATACATGCCAGAATACACACCACAGAAGGAACTTTTACCTGTCATGActgttctctctcttttccctcgaAGTACATCTTGTCTAAGCACGAACGCTCAGAGGAACACTTCTTGCGAGTGGAGGGTGTAGAGTTGGCTACTACAACAGGTTCAGATTCCAATCCCAGGCCATTTAAGTGCAAAGAGTGTGCCATTGCTTTCCGGATCCCTGGACATCTGGCCAAGCACCTTAGGTCCAAAGGACACCTGATGACACTAGAACGGCAAGGGAAGCTCCCAGCCCACAAACAGGACCTTCTGCATAATCACCCAGATGGAGATGATGGTTTGATGTTATCTCCAAGTGAGCCAAAGGCACCTGGCAGCCCGGCATCCTCAGAAAAAACAGATAGTGCCAGTGAAGCAGAAGAGGGAAAATCATGA